The nucleotide sequence GAAAGCCTCGAAGCTATTGGACGACGCACGTTCCGAGGCCATCGCGGATGCACGGCGCAAGGCGGAGATCTACGCCAAGGCTGCGAACATCTCGATCGGCGCGCCGATCAGCATCTCGGAAGAAACCACGCCGGGTCCGATACCTTATCGCAAGATGGCCACGCGGATGGATGCAGCCGCCGCGCCGGTGGCGCAGGGCGAGGAAACCCTGCGCGTGAGCGTGAGCGTGTCCTACGAGATCAAGCAGAAAGCGCAGTAGTGCTTTTGCATTGATTCGAGGTGCATCTCGAATTGCGATCGTCATGCCCGGGCATAGCCGTTCGAAGAACGGCGTTCTAAAGAACGCCTATGTCCCGGGCATCCACGTCTTCGGACTCCGCATAAGCAAGACGTGGATGGCCGGGACAAGCCCGGCCATGACGAGTTAGTGGAGTCGAACTAAATCTCGAACACCTGACCCGGCTTCAGCGCGACGAACTTGTCGCGCTGAACGCCCGCTGCATCGAGCGCCGTCGCCAGATCGTTGACCGGCGCGTCGATGGCCTCGTCGGTCAACTGAAACGTGCCGTGATGATGCGCCAACGCCATCTCGGCTCCGCAGTCGGCCAGCGCCTTCACGGCATCCTCGGGGTTCATGTGCATTTCGCGCATGAACCAGCGCGGCTCGTAGGCGCCGATCGGCAGGATCGCCGCGCGCAGCGGGCCGTGCGTTTCGCGGACACGCCGGAAATGCGCGCCGGTACCATAGCCGGAATCGGCGACGAGGTAGAGTTTTCCGGCCGGCGTCTCCAGCACGAAGCTCGCCCACAGCGCCTTGTTGCGATCGAACAGCCCGCGCGCGGTCCAGTGACGCGTCGCCACCAGCGTGACGGCCATGCCGTTACCGATCTCGACCCGCGCATTCCAGTCAAACGCTTCCGCGCGGATCGCCGCGTCGTTCGACGCCATCGTCACGTCGTTGCCGAGCGGTGTGATCACGCGCGGCGAAAACTTTGCGGCAAGCTTCGACAAAGTTCGTGCGTCGAGATGGTCGTAGTGTCCATGCGATACCAGCACCACATCGATCGGCGGCAGCTTGTCGAAGGCGATACCGGGATCGTTGACGCGCTTCGGCCCGGCAAAGCTCACCGGCGACGCGCGCTCCGACCACACCGGATCGACCAGAATGTTGAGGCCCGCGGTCTGGATCAGCCAGCTTGCGTGGCCGACATAGGAAAACCGCACCTTCTCTCCGGTGACCTGCGGCGGCGGCGTATCGGCATAGGGCGACGGCGCGCGCTCGGGCCATCTGGCGGCCTGTTTGGTGATCTGCCAGCGCAGCACCTCCCAGAGCTTCTTCGGCGGCGATCCATCGGGGTCGAAAAAATAGGTTCCGTCGAAGTGATCGGACAGCGGACCGGCGTAGGTTTTCATGCGGGAGATCCAGACAGACGGCAGCCCGACGGCGACCGCGGCGCCGGCAAGCAGACCAAAAACACGGCGGCGGGTGACGTTCATGGGGTCCAAAAGGCCCGAAACGGCCCATCGTGGCAACAGTTAGGTTCCCGGACGGTACATCGCAACCTGCCCCAGAATCAGCCTTTTTCGGTCCTTTCTTGACTTTTCGGGCTGTGGAGGCTTTAACCCCGGCACTTCTCGAAAAGACGTTCTTTTCGACCCGCCGCCCGGCACTGGATGCCGGAGGCCAACGCCCGACAGCGCTGTGCGCCCTCGGGCGTAAAAGTGTTTGGAATTTCACGTCCCCACCGGGACATGAGCAACGGGATACAGCGCGGCCATGTTCGACAATCTGTCGGAAAAGCTTGGAGGCATTCTCGATCGGCTGACGCGGCGCGGTGCGCTGTCGGAAGCCGATGTCGATGCCGCCATGCGCGAGGTGCGCCGCGCCCTGCTAGAGGCCGACGTCGCGCTCGACGTGGTGCGCTCGTTCATCGACAGGGTCCGCGAGCAGGCGATCGGCGCCACCGTGGTCAAGTCGGTGACGCCGGGCCAGATGGTCGTCAAGATCGTCCACGACGAACTGGTCGCAACGCTGGGCTCCGACGGCCAGCAAATCGACCTCAATGCGCCGGCCCCGGTCGCGATCATGATGGTCGGTCTGCAGGGCTCCGGCAAAACCACCACCACCGCGAAGCTCGCGCGCCGGCTGACCCAGCGCGACAAGAAAAAAGTTCTGATGGCGTCGCTCGACGTCTATCGCCCGGCCGCGCAGGAGCAGCTCGCCGTGCTCGGCCGCGACCTCTCCATCGAAACACTGCCCGTCGTTGCGGGACAGAAGCCTGTGCAGATCGCGCAGCGCGCGCTGCAGGCCGGCAAGCTCGGCGGCTACGACATCGTGCTGCTCGATACCGCAGGCCGCACCACCCTCGACGAAGAGATGATGAGCGAAGCCGCGGAGGTGAAAACCGCCGCGAAGCCGCATGAAGTGCTGCTGGTCGCGGACTCGCTGACCGGTCAGGACGCGGTCAATCTGGCGCGCGCCTTCGATCAGCGCGTCGGCCTCACCGGCATTGTGCTGACGCGCGTGGACGGTGACGGACGCGGCGGCGCGGCCCTGTCGATGCGCGCCGTCACCGGCAAGCCGATCAAGCTGATCGGCACCGGCGAAAAGACCGATGCGCTGGAAGATTTCCATCCCTCGCGGATCGCGGGCCGCATCCTCGGCATGGGCGACGTCGTCTCCCTCGTCGAGAAGGCGGCGGCGCATATCGACGCCGAGAAGGCCGCGCGCGTCGCCGAGAAAATGCGCAAGGGCAAGTTCGACCTTGCTGACCTGCGCGATCAGCTTGCGCAGATGCAGACCATGGGCGGCCTCGGCGGGCTGATGGGCATGATGCCCGGCATCGCCAAGATGAAAAATCAGATCGCGGCCGCGAATCTCGACGACAAGGTCGTGAAGCGTCAGATGGCGGTGATCGATTCCATGACGCGCGATGAGCGCAAGAATCCTGACATCCTCAAGGCCAGCCGCAAAAAGCGCATCGCCGCCGGCGCGGGCCTCAAGGTCGAGGAAGTCAACAAGCTGCTCAAGA is from Afipia massiliensis and encodes:
- the ffh gene encoding signal recognition particle protein — translated: MFDNLSEKLGGILDRLTRRGALSEADVDAAMREVRRALLEADVALDVVRSFIDRVREQAIGATVVKSVTPGQMVVKIVHDELVATLGSDGQQIDLNAPAPVAIMMVGLQGSGKTTTTAKLARRLTQRDKKKVLMASLDVYRPAAQEQLAVLGRDLSIETLPVVAGQKPVQIAQRALQAGKLGGYDIVLLDTAGRTTLDEEMMSEAAEVKTAAKPHEVLLVADSLTGQDAVNLARAFDQRVGLTGIVLTRVDGDGRGGAALSMRAVTGKPIKLIGTGEKTDALEDFHPSRIAGRILGMGDVVSLVEKAAAHIDAEKAARVAEKMRKGKFDLADLRDQLAQMQTMGGLGGLMGMMPGIAKMKNQIAAANLDDKVVKRQMAVIDSMTRDERKNPDILKASRKKRIAAGAGLKVEEVNKLLKMHRNMADMMKAMGQGKRGPLAGMAQAMGFGGGGMPSADAMKELAAKMPGGIPQGAPTLPKDFPGLPGLGKPTLPGLGGFPGIGKKK
- a CDS encoding MBL fold metallo-hydrolase; this translates as MNVTRRRVFGLLAGAAVAVGLPSVWISRMKTYAGPLSDHFDGTYFFDPDGSPPKKLWEVLRWQITKQAARWPERAPSPYADTPPPQVTGEKVRFSYVGHASWLIQTAGLNILVDPVWSERASPVSFAGPKRVNDPGIAFDKLPPIDVVLVSHGHYDHLDARTLSKLAAKFSPRVITPLGNDVTMASNDAAIRAEAFDWNARVEIGNGMAVTLVATRHWTARGLFDRNKALWASFVLETPAGKLYLVADSGYGTGAHFRRVRETHGPLRAAILPIGAYEPRWFMREMHMNPEDAVKALADCGAEMALAHHHGTFQLTDEAIDAPVNDLATALDAAGVQRDKFVALKPGQVFEI